GACTGCGTCTCGGCGCTCTCCTCCAGGGCGGCGGCCAGGATGACCGGCTTGAACGTGGAGGCGGGCTGGTAGTCGGGGCGGGTCGCGTTGCTCGTGTAGTGCTTGAAGTAGTCCACACCGCCGTACAGGGCGAGGATCTTCCCCGTCTCGGGATCGACGGAGACCGCGCCGGCCTGGACGTTCGCGTCGACCTTGCGCTTCTTCTTGTCGAGCTTGCTGGTCAGTTCGGCCTTGACGGCCTTCTCCAGCGCGGCCTGCTTCTTCTTGTCGACGTTCAGGGTGATGGTCCAGCCCTGGTCGACGACGGCGGCCTCGGCCTGGGAGCGGGTGATGCCCTGCTGCTCCATCAGCCGGTCCTCCAGCTGACGGTTGGCGAGCTCGATCAGATAGCCCTTCTGGCCCTCCCGGCCCGCGGTGGGCCTGGGCTCCTCGGGCTCCGGGAGCTTCGTCAGCTTCTGGCGCTCGGACTGCTCCAGCCAGCCCTCCTCGACCATGTTGTCCAGGACGTAGTTCCAGCGGTTGGTGACCAGCCGCTTGCCGGTGTCCGAGGCGGCATGCCAGTCGTACTGGCTCGGCGCCTGGAGCAGGGCCGCGAGGTACGCGCCCTGCGCGACGGAGAGCTTCTCGGCGTCCTTGCGGTAGTAGGCCTGGGAGGCGGCCTGGATGCCGTAGGCGCCGCGGCCGTAGTAGCTGGTGTTGATGTAGCCGGCGAGGATGTCGTCCTTGGACATCTGGCGGTCGACCTTCAGGGAGATGACCATCTCCTTGAGCTTGCGGCTGACCGTCTGTTCCTGGCTGAGGTAATAGTTCTTGACGTACTGCTGGGTGATCGTCGAACCGCCCTGCGCGCCCTTGCCCATCAGGGTGTTGAGCACACCGCGGGCGGTGCCCTTCAGGTCGATGCCGTGGTCGTCGTAGAACGTCTTGTTCTCGGCGGCGACGAAGGTCCTCTGGACCTTCTTGGGGACCTTGGACAGGTCCACGATCTCGCGGTTCACCTCGCCGTCGCGGGCCAGGGTGGAGCCGTCGCTGTACTTGTAGACGTTGCTCTGCCGCTGGGCCGCCTGGGCCGCGGCGTTGTCCTCGGGGACGTCGACCGCGAGGTAGAGCGCGATGAAGGCGCCGATGCCGAGCAGGCAGAAGCCGAGGAACGTGCCGACGATCTTCTTCCAGGTGAACAGCCGACGTATTCGGCCCTTGCCGTCACCGCCCTTTGCGGCGCGCCGGGCAGCGGCCCGGCCGCCGGCGGCCGACGGGTTCCCTATGACGGTGGTCGATTCGCCGGCCCCCGTGTTCGACGGCGTCCCGGACGAACGCCGGGGCGCCGCGCGGCGGCCGCCGCGCTGCCGTGCTCGTCTCTCTTCCGCTCGTCCCATGGGTCCGTTCCGCTCCGCTTCGTTCTTGTGTGCGCTGCTGTCACACAGGTTCGCCGCTCAGGTCAGCTCAGAAAGCTAACACCGGAAGATGTGACAAAGCCCGGCCGATCCGGTCTTTTACGGACGTGACAATCAGCACCTGTCCCACCGGAACCGACGGCTGAGGGGTGCATAGGGTTGCTCGGGCGGGGTAAAGTGATATCACTTAGCTAGACTGAAGCTAGTGGAGACCCACTGCGGCTTCCGAAGGAAACGGGGGATATCACCCATGTCGAACATGCCGAACACACCCGAAGACAGGGCCGACACCACGTCAGCCACCGCGGACGTGCCCGAGATGCCCGCGCCCCGCGTGCGGGAGTTCACGGCGCACAGCATCGGCGGCGGCCTCGCCCTGCTGCTGGGCCTGGTCGGACTGCTCGTCG
The DNA window shown above is from Streptomyces chartreusis and carries:
- a CDS encoding transglycosylase domain-containing protein, with the protein product MGRAEERRARQRGGRRAAPRRSSGTPSNTGAGESTTVIGNPSAAGGRAAARRAAKGGDGKGRIRRLFTWKKIVGTFLGFCLLGIGAFIALYLAVDVPEDNAAAQAAQRQSNVYKYSDGSTLARDGEVNREIVDLSKVPKKVQRTFVAAENKTFYDDHGIDLKGTARGVLNTLMGKGAQGGSTITQQYVKNYYLSQEQTVSRKLKEMVISLKVDRQMSKDDILAGYINTSYYGRGAYGIQAASQAYYRKDAEKLSVAQGAYLAALLQAPSQYDWHAASDTGKRLVTNRWNYVLDNMVEEGWLEQSERQKLTKLPEPEEPRPTAGREGQKGYLIELANRQLEDRLMEQQGITRSQAEAAVVDQGWTITLNVDKKKQAALEKAVKAELTSKLDKKKRKVDANVQAGAVSVDPETGKILALYGGVDYFKHYTSNATRPDYQPASTFKPVILAAALEESAETQSGKPIGANTVYDGTSKRQVVDASGDKVGFAPENEDDQNYGDVTVQTAMNKSINSVFAQMGVDVGMKSVMDVAGKLGMNTEDEQAVPAQTLGTMGASPLQMAGVYATLDNHGKKVTPGILKKAEHNSRKVDIPDPIGEQVISAEAADTVTSVLTGVVDDGTARQSVANNPKRSGQKVAGKTGTSDDNKSAWFTGYTPDLVTSVGLFGEDAKTHAQTKMYGAGGFDRVNGGGFPAQIWASYMFGVTDPDARFDLDTDQGAAVRPTWTPTPSEEPTTEEPTDEPTTKEPTEEPTTKEPTEEPTTEEPTEEPTTEEPTDEPTDEPTGDITLDPVRPGNEQ